The following is a genomic window from Polaribacter atrinae.
TTTTTGTCCGGTTTGAGTAGCATCAAAAGTATACCAACGTCCACCCACATAAGCTTCAAACCAAGCATGCATATCCATGGGGTGTAATTTGTGTAAATAACCAACTACCATACGTGCAGGAATACTTAAACTTCGGCACAATGCAATGCCTAAATGCGACAAATCTCTACAAACACCAGAACGTTTGTAATTTACTTCTGTGGCAGAAATAGGAAAATCACTACTACCAGGAATGTAACTAATATTTGTACGCAGCCATTCTTCTATGGCAAACACTTGTTTGTAGCCAACAGGTTGGTCTGCGGTAATTGTATTTGCTAAGTCGTTAAAACGATCAGATTCACAATACCTACTCGGTAATAAATAACAAAGTACATCATTAGGTAGATTTTGAATTTCTACAAAAGGAGCATCAAAATTTACATCAACAAATTCAGACGTTCTTACATCTGAACTCGTAAAAAGAGTAAACCTACCTAATGGAGCAACCAAACGTTGACATAAATTACCATAATCATCTGTAAACTCTATAATGGGTAAATTTGGATATGTTTTAAATTCATCGCGCTCTATCCACTGTTCTGCACCACTTCTAGGGCGTAACATTAAAATAAAAGGAGTTGGTGTTTCTATATCAAAAGCCAAATTACAACTTACACGTAACCACATAAATAAATTTTATTAATAACAATTGCGAAACAAAAATAAGTAACTCTTAAATGTAACTGATTCATAATAGAAAAGTGCTGATTTATTTGTATTAAATACAACCTAAATTTACTTAAATAACAATAATATAGCTTAAAAATGGTGATTATAAAGTACTCTTGCTTATTAGAAGAAAAATCATTTCATCTTAAAAATAATCAACAAAATGAATAAACCGTCTTTAAATCATCGTTGTATTATCTATAATAAATAACCTTTTACAAAGGATATTTTAAACATAGAATATATTTTTTTAGAATTTTAACAGAAGTTGTTAAAGTTTAAAACGAGAGATGTTCCACGCTGATTTTTCAACTCAAAAAAACTAACTTCGCTTATTGTTTTAAAGTTAAAAGTAAACTCATAAAATATCTTGTAGTTACTTAAATAAAAAACAACAAAATCTATAGTACAAGTAAATAAAAACGTCAATTATGGAAGACAAAAAAATATTAAATTACATTAAAGATGTATTAGAAAATGCACCAACATCATGGGTAAATTTAACTACACATCGTCTAGATATTTATAATGAAAAATTAGCTAAAACTGACTTTTTAAATCAGTTTGAAACTTTGTTTAACAACAATAATACCACATCATCTGCTTTAAATACATTACCTACCGCTTATGATTATATTCGTTTAGGGCATCCATTATCTTGTGTTTTAGAATGGGGAATTTCAAAATTAAACACCCTTAATTCAGAGAACGTAATTAGCTTTTCTTCACAAACGATTCCTGTTTTAGCAGTGTTAAGAAAGAATTTATTAGAAAATAAAAATACTAGAATTGTTTATTTAGATAAACTACCTAATAACTTTGACATCGAAATAGTTAAAAACATCTATAACTATAAATTTCAATTAGAAAAAGTAGCAAAACTATCAGATATTTCTTCATTTAACGGAAGTACTATTTTTATATCAGAAGAAGATAAAATAGGTAGTTTTGACAACAATGAAAATTTTGACAACAATGAAAATATAGATTTCTTCGTTCAACTTCACGGGTATCTTGGGAGTATTTTGGTTGTAAATGGAGAACAGAATGAAAATTATATTTCAGACATTCAGCATGTAAGAAGAAGAGAAACCATTGCCATGACTCCTTCTAATTCTCTTATCGCTTTAAAAGCTTTGGTTGCAGAATCTGCTATTGAAGATAAAAAGAATAACGACACTAATAAAACAAGTGTTTTAAATGCTATTAAAGAAGTTACCAGGTCTAACACCAAACCTTTAGTTGCTTCTAGTGGACTGTCTATTCAGTATGCCATTTTAATGGGGTTGATTCATGACGCATCTGAAAATCATAATGGTAAAGCGATTAAAATTATTGTTCCACCAAATTGTTATGGTGGTACTAATGACCAGGCAAGACGTGTTGCTGCTTGTATTGACAATGTAGAAATTGTAGACTTATTAGTTGATAGAGATAATGATATGGTACAAAGTATTGATACCGTTTTAAATAACATTGCTAAACAAGACGCTGTACCTTATATTATTGCTGAAATACCAACCAACCCAAGAGTTGAAGTTCCGGATTTAATCAAATTAAAGGAAGCTTTAAGCAGAGAACGTACAACTACAACGGGAGCAATTGCTATAGACCCTGTTTTTATTTTAGACCAAACATTTTGTCCTAATGTTCACTTTTTAGGTGAAGGAGAAATACTATCAACAGTAAGAACTATTTCTTTTGCGAGTGGTTCTAAATTTCCAAGTGGCGGAAAATGTACTGCAGGTTACTGTATCGGAAATAAAAAAACAGATTCTTTAATCGATAAAATAGAACATCATTTACTTCTTTGCGATAATGAAGCTACTAGTCTTCAATATGAAATATTAGCACAACAATTACCATCGATGAAGCAAAGAATTGCAGATGCCTATACAAATACCCGTTTGTTTGTAAATTATATTCATGAAACGTTACCAGGAGCAAAAATCAATTTTGTATCAGAAGAATTAGCATCGCAAGGTTTTACGCCATCTGTTTTCTCTTTAGACCTTCCTACAACAGGAATTACAGATGAAGAAAAAGAAGCTAACAAGAGAGCCTTAAATTTAAAGTTAATCAACTTAATGATTACCGAAATTCCTGATGAAAGTAAATTCTGTGTTAGTTACGGACAATTAAAAGGATGTTATTGGACCATACCTGCAACATCTACACAAGGAACCACTAAAGAAGGCGATAAAGATTATATTGTACGTGCTTCACTATCTCCTAATATGGATTTAGAACATCATAAAGAAGTGTTTTTAAAGTTTGTTAAGAGTATTTAAAATACAACAATTAGAACTTATTTAAAGTGCATAAAAAATCCCAATGATTTCTCATTGGGATTTTTTTTATATTATCAAGTATACTTAATTACACATTAAATCTAAAGTGCATAATATCGCCATCTTTAACAACGTACTCCTTACCTTCTACTTTCATTTTACCAGCTTCTTTTACTTTTGCTTCAGAACCATAAGTAACAAAATCTTCATAAGCAATAGTTTCTGCTCTAATAAAACCTTTTTCGAAATCTGTATGAATTACACCTGCTGCTTGCGGCGCAGTAGAACCAATAGGAATTGTCCAAGCTCTAACTTCTTTTACACCTGCTGTAAAATACGTTTGTAAGTTTAATAATTTATATGCAGAACGAACCAATCTAGAAACACCAGCTTCTTCTAAGCCAATATCTGCTAAAAACATTTGTCTTTCTTCGTAATCATCTAATTCTGTAATATCTGCTTCTGTACCAACCGCTAATACAATAACTTCTGCATTTTCATTTTTAACAGCTTCTTTAACTTTTTCTACATATGCATTTCCAGAAACTGCAGAACCTTCATCTACATTACAAACATATAATACTGGTTTTAAAGTAATAAACTGTAACGGTTGTACAAATTCCATTTCTTTTTCTGTAAATTCTAAAGCTCTTACAGAAATTCCTTTTAATAAAGTTTCTTCAATTCTAAGTAAAACTACTAATTCTGCTTGCGCTTCTTTATTACCAGTTTTAGCAGTTCTTTTTACACGCTCTAGACGTTTTTCTACTGCTTCTAAATCTTTTAATTGTAATTCAATATCAATTGTTTCTTTATCTCTAACAGGATCTATAGAACTATCTACGTGAATAATGTTATCATTATCAAAACAACGAACTACGTGTAAAAGTGCATCTGTTTCGCGAATATTTGCTAAAAACTGATTTCCTAAACCTTCTCCCTTACTTGCTCCTTTTACCAAACCAGCAATATCTACAATCTCTACAGTAGCAGGCTGAACTCTTTCTGGAACAACTAATTCTTCTAATTTTTCTAAACGTGTATCTGGCACGTTTACAACTCCTAAATTTGGTTCAATTGTACAAAAAGGAAAGTTGGCACTTTGCGCTTTTGCATTTGATAAACAGTTAAATAAAGTTGATTTTCCTACGTTTGGTAATCCTACAATTCCGGCTTTCATGTAAATAATTTTTGCTTCAAAAGAAAGTTTTAACTAAAAATTAATAAACTCTCTTAAAGTTTTAAGAATGCAAATATAATACTTTGTTAAACTTAAAATGAGTTTTATTTATAAATATAGAATAAGCATACATTTAAAGAAAAATAAACAAAAATGATAAAAAAACTACTCTATTTTACATTACTACTTTTTAACATCGCAGTACTAAATGCCCAAACAATTACGGGTAAAGTAATTCATCTAAATTCTAATGAACCCATTGAAAAAGCAGCAATTATTACCAACACAAAATCAGGTACAACTTCTGATGAATTTGGTACTTACACATTAAATTTAAATAATGTACTTACCATTTCTATTTCTTGTTTAGGATATGAATCTAAAACAATTACAAAAAATCAGTTGATAAAAGATAATTACATTGTAAACTTACAAGAAAACGTAAATCAATTAGATGAATTTCAACTAAACCTTACCAAAGTTTCTTTAGATAGCTTATTGGTAAAAACAGCACTAAACATGAAAGAGCACTATCTTTCATCGCCAGTAAAACAAGATGTATATGCTATAGAGAATCAAAATTTGGACTTTAAAAAATTAGAGTTTGAATTAAATTCTAGCTCTCTTCTAAGTCGAAAAAAAAGAAAATTAGCAGAAAAAGAATTGATACAATTTGCAAATAATCTTCAGAATAAAAAACCTGCTTTTGGTACTGAATTTAAAGCAACTATTTTAAATAAAAAGTTTTACTCTGAAGAACGTAAAAAAGAAGTAGACTCTTATCAAGTAGAAGATATTCAGGGTTATAAAAAAATAGATATCGGAAACGGTGTTACCTTAGAAAATATCTCTGAAAGATTGCAAAACGTAGTTTTAAAACATTTAAGTTCTAAAAACACCTACAAAGTTAAATCTGGACTTTTTAAATTAAAAGACTCTTTATCTTTAGCTGAAACAGCTAGAGTTACAGATTCATTAGCAAAAGACAATACTTTTAGCGATTACAACCAAAGTTACCCTCTTAGAAATATAAAATATAGAAGTGTCTTTTTTAACAGTTCACCTCAAAA
Proteins encoded in this region:
- a CDS encoding PLP-dependent transferase, with product MEDKKILNYIKDVLENAPTSWVNLTTHRLDIYNEKLAKTDFLNQFETLFNNNNTTSSALNTLPTAYDYIRLGHPLSCVLEWGISKLNTLNSENVISFSSQTIPVLAVLRKNLLENKNTRIVYLDKLPNNFDIEIVKNIYNYKFQLEKVAKLSDISSFNGSTIFISEEDKIGSFDNNENFDNNENIDFFVQLHGYLGSILVVNGEQNENYISDIQHVRRRETIAMTPSNSLIALKALVAESAIEDKKNNDTNKTSVLNAIKEVTRSNTKPLVASSGLSIQYAILMGLIHDASENHNGKAIKIIVPPNCYGGTNDQARRVAACIDNVEIVDLLVDRDNDMVQSIDTVLNNIAKQDAVPYIIAEIPTNPRVEVPDLIKLKEALSRERTTTTGAIAIDPVFILDQTFCPNVHFLGEGEILSTVRTISFASGSKFPSGGKCTAGYCIGNKKTDSLIDKIEHHLLLCDNEATSLQYEILAQQLPSMKQRIADAYTNTRLFVNYIHETLPGAKINFVSEELASQGFTPSVFSLDLPTTGITDEEKEANKRALNLKLINLMITEIPDESKFCVSYGQLKGCYWTIPATSTQGTTKEGDKDYIVRASLSPNMDLEHHKEVFLKFVKSI
- a CDS encoding carboxypeptidase-like regulatory domain-containing protein → MIKKLLYFTLLLFNIAVLNAQTITGKVIHLNSNEPIEKAAIITNTKSGTTSDEFGTYTLNLNNVLTISISCLGYESKTITKNQLIKDNYIVNLQENVNQLDEFQLNLTKVSLDSLLVKTALNMKEHYLSSPVKQDVYAIENQNLDFKKLEFELNSSSLLSRKKRKLAEKELIQFANNLQNKKPAFGTEFKATILNKKFYSEERKKEVDSYQVEDIQGYKKIDIGNGVTLENISERLQNVVLKHLSSKNTYKVKSGLFKLKDSLSLAETARVTDSLAKDNTFSDYNQSYPLRNIKYRSVFFNSSPQKNFLDQKYYEHQLEENEILGTKKYYVVSFTPNKSKSKYSGTMYIDPTDFYIKKIKYKYAEGKRGQHLNLKFLLGIKFSENQHNATIYYEKNENNNIYTAYIKETKTNYAYIDRPIKFIENAKDRNKVKFNIKIEINISEDRETFVNNITDFDSDSFKKKSKEEIKEAYKKRTSYLTKEAYEASSWKNKVLINQYLTQYN
- the ychF gene encoding redox-regulated ATPase YchF, whose product is MKAGIVGLPNVGKSTLFNCLSNAKAQSANFPFCTIEPNLGVVNVPDTRLEKLEELVVPERVQPATVEIVDIAGLVKGASKGEGLGNQFLANIRETDALLHVVRCFDNDNIIHVDSSIDPVRDKETIDIELQLKDLEAVEKRLERVKRTAKTGNKEAQAELVVLLRIEETLLKGISVRALEFTEKEMEFVQPLQFITLKPVLYVCNVDEGSAVSGNAYVEKVKEAVKNENAEVIVLAVGTEADITELDDYEERQMFLADIGLEEAGVSRLVRSAYKLLNLQTYFTAGVKEVRAWTIPIGSTAPQAAGVIHTDFEKGFIRAETIAYEDFVTYGSEAKVKEAGKMKVEGKEYVVKDGDIMHFRFNV
- a CDS encoding transglutaminase-like domain-containing protein, with the protein product MWLRVSCNLAFDIETPTPFILMLRPRSGAEQWIERDEFKTYPNLPIIEFTDDYGNLCQRLVAPLGRFTLFTSSDVRTSEFVDVNFDAPFVEIQNLPNDVLCYLLPSRYCESDRFNDLANTITADQPVGYKQVFAIEEWLRTNISYIPGSSDFPISATEVNYKRSGVCRDLSHLGIALCRSLSIPARMVVGYLHKLHPMDMHAWFEAYVGGRWYTFDATQTGQKGGYVAVGYGLDAADVALFNQFGPVAHSLEQRVTVKQIKI